One window of the Camelina sativa cultivar DH55 chromosome 1, Cs, whole genome shotgun sequence genome contains the following:
- the LOC109130754 gene encoding protein IDA-LIKE 4-like has translation MFPTRPQYWRRRLSINPQSLLLLILCFFFVHHCDASRFSSTSVFYRNPNYDHNNNTMRRGHFLGFFPRHFPVPASAPSRKHNDIGIQAWLSP, from the coding sequence ATGTTTCCTACGCGTCCACaatattggagaagaagattatcAATAAACccacaatctcttcttcttctgatactctgcttcttcttcgttcaCCACTGCGACGCCTCGAGATTCTCGTCAACAAGCGTTTTCTATAGAAACCCTAATTatgatcacaacaacaacacgatGAGGAGAGGCCATTTCTTAGGATTCTTTCCAAGACACTTCCCTGTTCCAGCTTCTGCTCCTTCACGAAAGCACAACGACATTGGTATTCAAGCATGGTTGTCTCCATGA
- the LOC104783656 gene encoding protein TONSOKU-like produces the protein MGRMDLAAAKRAYRKAKEVGNRSEEAKWANNVGDILKNQGEYVEARKWFRIDYDISVKYLPGKDLLPTCQCLGEIYLRLEEFEEALIYQKKHLQLAKEADDTVEKQRACTQLGRTYYEILLRSEDDCDAIQSAKKYFKKAMELAQVLKEKPPPGHSSGFLEEYINAHNNIGMLDLELDNPEAARSILKKGLQICDDEEVREYDAARSRLHHNLGNVFMELRCWDEAKKHIEMDINICHKISHPQGEAKGYINLAELHNRTHKYDNALLCYGKASTLAKSMQDESALVEQIEQNIKIVKKSIKVMEELRDEELMLKKLSAEMTDAKGTSEERKSMLQVHACLERLIEKSTIVFAWLKHLEFSKRKKKISDELCDKEKLSDAFLVVGESYHKLRNFRKSLKWFNRGYEGYEAIGNLEGQALAKINIGNGLDSIGEWTGALQAFEEAYRIASKANLPSVQLSALELMHYSHMMRFGNAQKARDLKDKIQDLKESEHAERAECGTQEECSETDSEGHGNISNDRPNACSSPEPQTSNSLRLEPLADLDEANDDVPLISILQPGKRLFKRKQVSGKRDVDTDQTKKDCSAVADSQQTVVGRKRIRVILSDDESETEYELGCPKDNFHKVPTQNEEVSGESMYFDGAVNYTNNTSIQDNVEEGSCSYTPLHPNKVAPNVRNCRSLSNNIAVETSGCSKRGSQSDVGDSNGSHCKTGASLVNFHAYSKTEDQKIKVEIENEHIALDSCSRNDESVKVELTCLYYLQLPEDEKSKGLLPIIHHLEYGGKVLKPLDLHAVLRGASGNVVIEASVTGWVHKRLMKLYMDCCHKFSEKPSIKLLKKLYISEVEDDINVSECELQDISAAPLLCALHVHNTVAMLDLSHNMLGNGTMEKLKQLFASSSQMYGALTLDLHCNRFGPTALFQICECPVLFTRLEVLNMSRNRLTDACGSYLSTILKNCRALYSLNVEHCSLTSRTIQKVADALDSESGLSQLWIGYNNPVSGSTIQNLLAKLASLSSFTELSMNGIKLSSHVVDSLSAFVKTPSLSKLLVGSSGIGTDGAIKVTKSLCYQKEETVKLDLSCCGLASPFFLILAQDITLTSCILELNVGGNSITEEGINALGMLLMNPCSNIKVLTLNKCHLKLSGVLCIIQALSGNKNLEELNLSENAKIDETFFVQPVKESLKLGQLLQGTSESVTSMDKPQTVETRQHCQNPGKEQDVCETNMECDDLEVADSEDEQPEEQTATSSSLSLPRRNHIISELSTALAMANQLQILDLSNNGFSVEALETLYMSWSSSSSRTDIARKHVKDDIAHFYVEGKMCCGVNSCCRKD, from the exons ATGGGTCGAATGGATTTAGCAGCGGCGAAGAGAGCGTATCGGAAAGCGAAGGAAGTGGGTAACCGGAGCGAAGAAGCGAAATGGGCGAACAATGTCGGCGATATACTCAAGAATCAAGGAGAGTACGTTGAAGCTCGCAAATGGTTTCGGATCGATTACGATATCTCCGTCAAGTACTTACCTGGGAAGGATCTGTTACCTACTTGCCAGTGTCTCGGCGAGATCTATCTCCGTCTCGAGGAATTCGAAGAagccttgatttatcag AAGAAGCATCTACAGCTTGCGAAAGAAGCTGATGACACTGTGGAGAAGCAACGAGCTTGTACTCAACTTGGTCGTACCTATTATGAAATACTTTTGAGGTCTGAGGATGATTGTGATGCTATCCAGAGTGCTAAAAAGTACTTTAAGAAAGCCATGGAGCTTGCACAGGTTCTCAAGGAGAAACCACCCCCTGGCCATTCTAGTGGGTTTCTTGAGGAGTATATTAATGCACATAACAACATTGGTATGCTTGACCTTGAGCTTGATAACCCTGAGGCAGCCCGTAGTATTCTCAAGAAAGGGCTGCAGATTTGCGATGATGAGGAGGTGAGGGAGTATGATGCTGCGCGTAGTAGGCTTCACCATAACCTTGGAAACGTTTTTATGGAGCTGAGATGTTGGGATGAAGCAAAGAAACATATTGAGATGGATATCAATATCTGCCATAAAATTAGTCATCCTCAAGGAGAAGCCAAGGGGTATATCAATCTCGCTGAGTTACATAATAGGACCCATAAGTACGACAATGCACTTTTGTGTTATGGTAAAGCTTCTACTCTAGCGAAATCTATGCAAGACGAGAGTGCGTTGGTTGAACAGATTGAGCAAAATATCAAGATTGTCAAGAAATCCATTAAAGTTATGGAAGAATTGAGAGACGAAGAGCTTATGCTTAAGAAGTTGTCTGCAGAAATGACTGACGCCAAAGGCACTTCGGAGGAACGAAAGTCTATGCTTCAAGTGCATGCTTGTCTTGAACGTCTTATTGAGAAGTCTACCATAGTCTTTGCATGGCTGAAG CATCTTGAATTttcaaaaaggaagaagaaaatatcagACGAACTCTGTGACAAGGAAAAGCTGAGTGATGCCTTCTTGGTTGTTGGAGAGTCTTACCATAAGCTCAGAAATTTCAGAAAGTCCCTGAAGTGGTTTAATAGAGGTTATGAGGGATACGAAGCAATCGGTAATCTGGAG GGTCAAGCACTAGCGAAAATCAATATAGGTAATGGTTTGGACAGTATTGGCGAATGGACAGGAGCACTCCAAGCATTCGAAGAGGCGTACAG AATTGCTTCAAAAGCTAATCTTCCTTCAGTTCAGCTTTCTGCACTGGAACTAATGCATTATAGCCATATGATGAGATTTGGGAATGCTCAAAAAGCCAG GGATTTGAAGGACAAAATACAAGATCTGAAGGAGTCAGAGCATGCTGAGAGAGCCGAATGTGGTACACAAGAAGAATGCTCTGAAACCGACTCAGAAGGGCATGGGAACATATCAAATGATAGGCCAAATGCATGTAGCTCACCAgaaccccaaacatcaaattcACTTAGATTAGAACCGTTAGCAGATTTAGATGAAGCAAATGATGACGTGCCACTAATTTCAATTCTCCAGCCTGGAAAACGTCTGTtcaaaaggaaacaagtttcaggAAAACGAGATGTTGACACTGATCAGACTAAGAAAGATTGCTCTGCAGTAGCAGACTCTCAGCAAACAGTTGTTGGTCGCAAACGTATTCGTGTAATCCTCTCTGATGATGAAAGTGAAACCGAATATGAGTTGGGATGCCCTAAAGACAATTTTCACAAAGTTCCAACGCAGAATGAGGAGGTTTCTGGGGAAAGTATGTATTTTGATGGTGCTGTTAATTATACGAATAATACTTCCATCCAAGATAATGTAGAAGAAGGTTCTTGCTCGTATACGCCTCTCCACCCCAATAAGGTGGCTCCAAATGTCAGAAATTGTAGATCTTTGAGCAATAATATAGCTGTTGAAACTAGTGGTTGTAGTAAAAGAGGATCTCAGTCTGATGTTGGTGACTCCAACGGCTCACATTGCAAAACTGGAGCTTCTCTCGTGAACTTCCACGCTTACTCAAAAACTGAGGAT caaaaaataaaagttgaaattgaaaatgaaCACATTGCCTTAGACTCCTGTTCTCGCAATGATGAGTCTGTGAAGGTGGAACTAACTTGCTTATACTATTTGCAACTTCCTGAGGATGAGAAATCAAAAG GTCTGTTGCCGATCATTCATCATTTGGAATATGGTGGAAAAGTTCTGAAACCATTGGATCTACATGCGGTTCTCAGAGGTGCTTCTGGAAATGTTGTTATTGAAGCTTCCGTTACTG GTTGGGTTCACAAGCGCCTGATGAAACTATACATGGACTGTTGCCATAAGTTTTCCGAGAAACCCAGTATAAAATTGcttaagaaattatatatttcggAG GTAGAGGATGATATTAATGTGTCAGAATGTGAACTGCAAGACATATCAGCTGCTCCGTTATTGTGTGCTCTCCATGTCCACAATACAGTTGCTATGTTGGATCTCTCTCACAATATGCTAG GGAATGGTACAATGGAGAAACTGAAACAACTTTTTGCCTCGTCAAGCCAGATGTACGGTGCTTTAACTTTGGATTTGCACTGCAATCGATTCGGTCCAACTGCTTTGTTTCAG ATCTGTGAATGTCCTGTGCTGTTCACTCGGCTTGAAGTCCTCAATATGTCCAGGAATCGACTTACAGATGCATGTGGATCTTACCTGTcaactattttgaaaaattgcCGGG CACTTTACAGCTTGAATGTGGAACATTGTTCACTTACATCAAGAACAATCCAAAAGGTTGCTGATGCTTTGGATTCAGAGTCAGGACTTTCGCAACTCTGGATAG GTTATAATAATCCTGTTTCAGGGAGTACTATTCAAAACCTCTTGGCTAAATTGGCTTCTCTAAGcag CTTTACAGAACTGAGCATGAATGGCATAAAGCTTAGTAGCCACGTTGTTGATAGCCTTTCTGCATTTGTCAAGACTCCATCTTTGTCAAAACTTTTGGTTGGCAGCAGTGGAATAGGAACG GACGGAGCTATAAAAGTCACTAAATCTCTATGTTATCAGAAGGAAGAAACTGTGAAACTCGATCTTTCATGTTGTGGACTAGCATCTCCTTTCTTTCTTATCCTCGCCCAAGATATTACTCTAACATCTTGCATTCTTGAACTTAATGTTGGAGGAAATTCAATCACGGAAGAG GGAATCAATGCACTGGGGATGCTGCTTATGAATCCTTGTTCAAACATAAAAGTTCTGACTCTAAACAAGTGTCATCTAAAGCTCTCAGGAGTTCTATGCATAATCCAAGCACTTTCAG GTAATAAGAATCTTGAAGAGCTTAATCTTTCCGAGAATGCTAAGATAGATGAGACTTTCTTTGTGCAACCTGTGAAGGAAAGCTTAAAACTAGGGCAGCTTTTACAAGGAACATCTGAATCTGTCACTTCCATGGACAAACCTCAGACAGTTGAGACCAGACAGCATTGCCAGAACCCGGGCAAAGAACAAGATGTATGTGAAACCAATATGGAGTGTGATGATCTCGAAGTTGCAGACAGCGAAGATGAGCAACCAGAGGAACAAACTGCAACTTCCAGCAGTCTAAGTTTACCACGCAGGAATCATATCATCAGCGAACTTTCAACCGCTCTTGCAATGGCTAACCAGTTGCAGATTCTGGACCTAAGCAACAATGGGTTCTCAGTTGAAGCCTTGGAAACATTATACATGTCGTGGTCGTCATCAAGCTCGCGAACTGACATCGCCCGAAAGCATGTGAAAGACGATATTGCCCATTTTTACGTCGAAGGAAAGATGTGTTGTGGAGTCAATTCATGCTGCAGAAAGGACTAA
- the LOC104783648 gene encoding U-box domain-containing protein 29-like — translation MGRHDDETETSYITVPSFFKCPISLDVMTSPVSLCTGVTYDRASIQRWLDGGNNTCPATMQLLKTQDLVPNLTLQRLIKLWSDSSGPGSSPILNPPSGTKVPTKEEVNESLNRLMTTLSRDDDVRIEILTRIVRFLKDSDTNREFLKKKKTEFITLLVGIIRMKTTTKKKMELVLMATKILDTIKPDRETLSNLMLNDDGGDCLTAMLLAIRRGDQDSKIEAVRVLDWISYDARSKLLVAEHDGVLTETIKLINVTDSDPSLIEASLSFLITISKSKRVGSKLIAAKVISKIKDILMTTEMTSVSVTEKSLKLLETLSSKREGRAEMCGEDNGRCVEGVVNKLLKVSTAATEHAVTILWCLCYVFREGTAAVERSNGVTKLLVVIQSNCSVMVRQMAKDLIKVLKINSSALSAYETKTTHIMPF, via the coding sequence ATGGGGAGACACGATGATGAAACAGAGACATCGTACATTACAGTCCCTAGCTTCTTCAAATGTCCTATATCTCTAGACGTGATGACATCTCCCGTTAGCCTCTGCACTGGCGTAACCTACGATCGAGCCAGCATCCAGCGATGGCTCGATGGAGGTAACAACACTTGTCCCGCTACTATGCAACTCCTCAAAACTCAAGATCTCGTTCCTAACCTCACTCTCCAACGTCTCATCAAACTCTGGTCCGACTCTTCTGGTCCCGGTTCTTCTCCGATTCTGAATCCTCCTTCTGGTACAAAAGTTCCGACCAAGGAAGAAGTTAATGAGTCGTTGAATAGACTGATGACAACTCTCTCGAGAGACGACGACGTTCGTATTGAGATTTTGACTAGGATCGTTCGGTTCTTGAAAGACTCTGATACGAACAGAGAGtttctcaagaagaagaagacagagttTATAACATTGCTCGTTGGTATCATACGAatgaagacgacgacgaagaagaagatggagttaGTTCTAATGGCGACTAAGATTTTGGATACGATCAAACCAGATCGTGAAACGTTATCGAATCTGATGCTCAACGACGACGGAGGAGATTGTTTAACGGCGATGCTCTTAGCGATCCGACGAGGGGATCAAGATTCGAAGATCGAAGCCGTTAGGGTTTTGGATTGGATCTCATACGACGCTAGATCGAAGCTCTTGGTCGCGGAACACGACGGCGTTTTAACAGAGACGATCAAATTGATCAACGTCACCGACTCAGATCCGAGTTTGATCGAAGCGAGTTTATCGTTTCTAATCACAATCTCTAAATCGAAACGAGTCGGATCAAAACTAATCGCTGCTAAAGTAATCTCCAAGATCAAAGACATTCTCATGACCACGGAGATGACGAGCGTCTCCGTGACGGAGAAGTCACTGAAGCTGTTGGAGACTCTGTCGTCGAAGCGAGAAGGGAGAGCAGAGATGTGCGGGGAAGACAACGGGAGATGCGTGGAAGGAGTTGTGAACAAGCTTTTGAAAGTGTCGACGGCGGCGACGGAGCACGCGGTGACGATACTGTGGTGTTTGTGCTATGTTTTCAGGGAAGGTACGGCGGCGGTGGAGAGGAGTAACGGAGTGACGAAGCTGTTGGTGGTGATACAGAGCAACTGCTCGGTGATGGTGAGACAAATGGCTAAAGATCTCATTAAAGTGTTGAAGATTAACTCTTCTGCTTTGTCTGCTTATGAGACCAAGACCACTCATATTATgcctttttga
- the LOC104783676 gene encoding putative 60S ribosomal protein L30-1: MVVAKKTKKSHEGINSRLALVMKSGKYTLGYKSVLKSLRSSKGKLILISNNCPPLRRSEIEYYAMLAKVGVHHYNGNNVELGTACGKYFRVSCLSIVDPGDSDIIKALPSDQ; the protein is encoded by the exons ATGGTTGTGgcaaagaagacgaagaagtcCCATGAAGGAATCAACAGCCGATTGGCTCTTGTGATGAAGAGTGGAAAGTACACTCTCGGATACAAATCTGTTCTCAAATCCCTTCGCAGCTCTAAAG GTAAGCTCATATTGATATCTAACAATTGCCCACCGTTGAGGAGATCAGAGATTGAGTACTACGCTATGCTTGCCAAAGTTGGTGTTCATCACTACAATGGCAACAACGTTGAGTTGGGAACTGCTTGTGGTAAATACTTCCGAGTTTCTTGCCTCAGCATTGTCGATCCTGGTGATTCTGACATCATCAAGGCACTCCCTAGTGATCAGTGA